In Citrus sinensis cultivar Valencia sweet orange chromosome 3, DVS_A1.0, whole genome shotgun sequence, the sequence TCATAGTCATATTTAAATACTTATGCATATTGGAATATAACTTGTGTCGTGGTATCAGTTATAGGAAATAACTTGATTGCAGTCTCTACTTGAATAGCCAAAAATGTATGATACTTGTAAAGATTAATCAGCTTTTGCTGTCTCTGTCTTCATGTTTCTTATCTAAAATTTCCCAACCAGTATGAGGATTCTCTAGCTTCACTTCAGTTCTccaaaattcaatcaattttgaATGGCCACATAAGATTACACAATTGAAGTCTTATAAATTTTCTGTGTGCACAGTGTTTTGGAGACTTCTTTATGcaatttctttaattgttaACTCAAAAAGATAAATGCTATTGACCCTATTATCAATGTGTCTAAGCTCAACCGAAGATGAAAAAACATGATGCCATCAGCATTGCTGTCAGCAAAGTTCACTGGGTTAACGATAGATTTGtcagttttcttttaatggttACTTATGATAATTagttgttgtaattttcaacGATCATTGAACATATTTATCAGCCACTggataaatgaatataaacaaTTGACATTAAAGACTCTAAATGGAAGTATGGATAAACCTTTTCCAATAAGCTTCAGTGAGAACTCTTGCCTTAAAGCCAGATTTCTGGATTGCCCCTGCAACAGCCTGAAATTTGGGATAGTTCTTCAACTTGGAGATGACAAATGATCTTCCAAACTGCACTACAGCACAAACTAAGAAGCATGTAGGTCTACAAACGACAAAAAcataacaagaagaaaaaacatgttttcaaaaagaaaaatgttgcaACACAATTCTTTAATATAAGAAAAGGGATAGACTCTTTACTTAGAAAGACTCAaataaacagaaaataaaattaaaaaaggtgCAGATATATCAGTGTTCAGGAAAGTAAAACAGAAATGCATTGCTGTCTTCCTCATGTTTCTGGGGTTCAAGGGATGAGGTGCTTGCCTTACCAAGAAATATTGCAGTTGACCCACAAGCACGCACACACATGATAATATGATCTATAACTCACATGAGCAGGAGTAGAGGAACTCACTGTTCTACCAATAAGGAATGCAGCTGTTGCACCTATTGTTGCACCAACAGAATCAGCTACGACTCCTAATGGCAGTCCAAAAAGATAACCACCTCCAAGCTGGAAAATGCATGAAAAAAGGACAAATGACAAAGAAACTGCCGCATGATGTTGAAATCTTcaataaagtacaaaaaaagaaactggGACAAACATCACTCTTGgccaaaattatttgtacaCATATTTTTCCAATGATAGATGAAAGCAGAAGAAAGCTGCTCTGCATAGAGAATCTCaaaggaaacaaaagaaagaatccAAATTAAACCTACTGTCAGTATCGAAGCAGGAATTGCCAGGACAGTGAGAGGAACATATGCGATGATCCTGTAAAATtccagaaaaaaatattagatataTATGACTGGCAACTACTTGCACTAATGTTTATTCATTCATGGAATGAAGCCTTAGTTTCTTCCATCTCAGAAGAAATCATAGCGTACTTATATACAAATTGCTAATTGTTGATTCATCGCCAGAGATGGCTTAGAATCAATAGTTcattatttaatgattttattatatttccaCTTGGGTAATATCAGAAATAGTTAGTAACCACACTCATCAAGTAGTTTCTGTTTTTGATCAGTGTAGTACTTTGCTTATGCTAGAACCTTAATCAAGGTGATCAGCAAGGATGACATAATGGAAGAtgaatttcaaacatttattGCTGAGAAATGGATGCTAATTGTGACCTGTGGGAGAAACTTACAACACAAGCGGACCCCAAGGCCCAAGATCCTGCTTTATCCATATCAAAAAATCCTTCAATATCtgtaaaaacaaacaattttttttcttaataaaaatatcacaGATGAAGGAGATTGTGATAGTAACCTATGACTAATCTACTTAATAGCCATCCCTTAGAAAGGATATGCACGGCTGCCCATCTGTTGGGCTCTCCACGGATCCTGCACCCGACACGTGACCAGGTAGTGCCTTCTCGGTGATGAAGGCCTTCCACAAGAGCCTTCTCCAAGCAGTGTCTATTCTTCTGATACAACTCATCTAAAATTTGGCTTGTGCGGAGGAGGAACCCAAGTGCCTATAAGGCCACATGCCAAGGCTTTGCTAAATTAAGCCATAATTTAGCAATGTGGGACAAAATTAGAGTCCCATATGTTTTTGAGAATATAACTTCAAATTAAATAGCCACTAAAGGCCTAGCCTAGTGGTGTGATGCCCTCAACATTTCTTCCTTCCTAGGTATGGATATAGGTCTCGTCACTAGTCGATACAGATTTTTTATCTAAGCTCAGTTTGGGAGTTTGGGCACAACTCGGTCTCTGAAGACCCTAGGCTATGTGGTATTATTCTAAGCGTATAAATTCATACTCTACCgtaataattgaaatgaaaaaatggaTCACAACAATACCGAAACCCTGAAATTGCTTACAGTGCACGGAACGTTCACTTAAATTGTAAACATGGCACCGATTTTTCGTTATTTTTGTGAACCATTTGTTGAGCGCTTTGTCTCTTTAGCATtttcggaaaaaaaaaaaactgaaatagCCAGATACAAGCACGTGCAAATTTAAACAAGATATGCAGAATgataggggaaaaaaagaaaggaaattaaatgacataaaacacGTGCCTTTTCAATGGGAAGGGAAATGCAGGAGACGAGAAGGACTGCGAGGAGGAGGAACAAGACTCCGATTCGAAAGGCAGAGGCCCAAGTGAGAAACGTTACACCCATTTTTGGTAACAGAAACAGGCACAGCCTGCAGGCCCCACGCCTCTGGCTCAGCCCCTCTCCGTCGTCCTTTCGACCGTTGGCGCCACCTTGCTTCAACGGTGCCCGCACCCGTAATCCGTCCACGTTCGCCACTTTTATTTAAGGTCCGTTGGTTctcttctcccaatttaagccacaaaaaatcaaatcaattactATACTTAGAcgttgtttttaatttgtcaaaTGCGATGCGGCATATCCATTTGctaaaatcaaatatgaatcatgtaataataacaaaacaaaacacaaaCTAGATGACGTCTGGCCATAGAATTGCATGCATGGTAGCCAAGTGTTTGCTAAGTGTCCGTGTCATCATCAATTAGAATGAATTCTCATGCATTGGAGCAAAGTGTTCGCTATGTATTGTTTCAATGATTTGCCACATCAAAGTAGAATTTACTTGGAGCAACAGtttcctccttttttttttttaatgcatgattagTTATCAAAATCCAcaacaaaagaataaataaaattataaactaaataaggagaaaatttaaaatatactaGAGCTATTATGTCAaccttataataaataaaacatatatataatattttaaaaaatcatcgtACAAGtagtaattatattaaatttaaatataaatttcatatatgtattaattgattatattatcttgatgtattttaaaatttcttttaaaagacgtaataattaatttttttaaaaagaaaaaaggaatcAGAACCAAAAATTTTTCATACCTAACTTTATAATCTCCATTTTTCCGGCAATCTTTCAAGAGACCTTCTATGCCCCTGCCTTCCACAGAGGCAGAAGACCCTAGATCTGgaaaagaatttcatcaaCAATCAGGGACTGAATTGAAGCTTTTGTCAATGTTTATATAAAGTTTACGTTTGGCTCCACTCATATGTACTGTATTTGGTGATAATctactaaatttttataatttcttattgtCATTGATTTTTAGCTTGGGCATGAAGAGAACGAGTTTTCAGCAAGGACTTTCTAGTTACCCTGAGAATTTTCAACACGATAAATCATAAATCCCTTCTAAATGATGTAATTTGTGCACAAACTCAATCAAGGTCATGTCCACTATGCTCATGTTATCATAATTGACTTCAAAGTTTATTTCTTGAATGTGTCGAGTAAAATTCTAGCACCAACACAATCTTTATGTTATCATCAATTTCGCCATCAAGGATAGCAAACTAATTCAACTATCATATCGTTTTGAGAACACGATCAAAAAATATTTCCCCGTTACGCATCTCGCCATACGATTGTTTTGCCCAAATATTTGTTACTTGTTTGACTGTCTATGTTTTT encodes:
- the LOC102622867 gene encoding uncharacterized protein LOC102622867 isoform X1 is translated as MGVTFLTWASAFRIGVLFLLLAVLLVSCISLPIEKILKDFLIWIKQDLGPWGPLVLIIAYVPLTVLAIPASILTLGGGYLFGLPLGVVADSVGATIGATAAFLIGRTFGRSFVISKLKNYPKFQAVAGAIQKSGFKIIFLLRLVPLLPFNILNYLLSVTPVHTGKYMLASWLGMMPSTFSLVYVGTTLKDLSDVTHGWNEISATRWVYMALGFVISVILMVCVAKVAKASLDKSLIENGEKCIMGQSMLPAGPESPLDL
- the LOC102622867 gene encoding uncharacterized protein LOC102622867 isoform X2 — encoded protein: MGVTFLTWASAFRIGVLFLLLAVLLVSCISLPIEKILKDFLIWIKQDLGPWGPLVLIIAYVPLTVLAIPASILTLGGGYLFGLPLGVVADSVGATIGATAAFLIGRTFGRSFVISKLKNYPKFQAVAGAIQKSGFKIIFLLRLVPLLPFNILNYLLSVTPVHTGKYMLASWLGMMPSTFSLVYVGTTLKDLSDVTHGWNEISATRWDVACHPYWFYKLHFLVDVGIYGTRLCDICDSDGVCC
- the LOC102622867 gene encoding uncharacterized protein LOC102622867 isoform X4, whose product is MGVTFLTWASAFRIGVLFLLLAVLLVSCISLPIEKILKDFLIWIKQDLGPWGPLVLIIAYVPLTVLAIPASILTLGGGYLFGLPLGVVADSVGATIGATAAFLIGRTFGRSFVISKLKNYPKFQAVAGAIQKSGFKIIFLLRLVPLLPFNILNYLLSVTPVHTGKYMLASWLGMMPSTFSLVYVGTTLKDLSDVTHGWNEISATRWVSIMPSYSDNMRLYHSLQ